One Cryptosporangium aurantiacum DNA window includes the following coding sequences:
- a CDS encoding helix-turn-helix transcriptional regulator has translation MVGGRSPVVTPGPCPFLVNRLSEVDALTAALAAVTAGGAAAFVIGGEAGVGKSRLLREIEQRARADGARVLVGSCVDLGGGALPFTPLVEAFRGFVRETGRPAIREIVGAEHDQLAARIPFFGGVGLPDTPGGMAPQLLFAAVLRLLELLSAKAPVVLVVEDLHWADRSTLDLLTLLVRNDIPGLLLLTTYRSTDLHPGHPLRPLLAELDRSRRVTRMDLGRLDRSQLDELLTGVLGAPTGAAIVDTAFELSDGNPFFAEELAVGGSLEPKAFGVALPQSLRELVLSRVELLSDDAQEVLRIAATAARGVSHRLLATVSELPERRLLTAVRECVGHHVLVTHSSSDPAGYYAFRHALTREAVHSDLLPGERVSLHLALAAALTSDPQLSYVQDFTYDAELAHHWYQAGEYSRALVTTVRAARAAARVRAFAEAERQYRRALDLWSRVDGPDRLVGIDRATVLADAADAARWAGYPGRAVECVREALAFVDGGARPDVAAELTERLGRYLWEAGDSEASRQACEDAIALLADRPPSALTARLLAQRANTDVMGGRYHSGLAALEHAVALARQVGARAEEGRALNVRGVALTMVGRPNEGVSSLREALAIADDLEHLEDLYRGYGNLTYALENAGRLDEALAECRAGLERSRRLGLDRSSGAALLANNAADVLFLLGRWPEAVETALDAVRRGAAGVAVYPHLVLAWVATGSGRFAEAERELDTAARLCERRWEPHLLGALHAGRAELALWQGDPAAARAAVRAGLDSVGDSREPALVLRLCAVGLRAEADESFRAVTLARAPAARPDVTEQTQRLLACADAIVASFGDRPLLPEGSALRLLGAAEVARQRAEPGEDERWREVADAFTRLHRPYPAAYARWRQAEVTPAPDRAASLVGLVRAAADELGAAPLRREIDAFARRARLDPEAPDGRAPVHRAADGAPADPFRLTRRERQVLAELCLGRSNKDIGAALFISVKTVSVHISNLLAKLGVENRTEAAAVAHRLGLVDSEPPTGR, from the coding sequence ATGGTTGGGGGCCGGTCACCCGTCGTGACCCCGGGGCCCTGCCCGTTCCTCGTCAACCGGTTGTCCGAGGTCGATGCGCTCACCGCCGCGCTCGCCGCGGTGACCGCCGGCGGTGCCGCGGCGTTCGTGATCGGCGGCGAGGCGGGCGTCGGCAAGAGCCGCCTGCTCCGCGAGATCGAGCAGCGCGCCCGCGCCGACGGGGCCCGGGTACTGGTCGGGTCCTGCGTCGACCTCGGCGGCGGCGCGCTTCCGTTCACGCCGTTGGTCGAGGCGTTCCGCGGATTCGTCCGGGAGACCGGGCGGCCCGCGATCCGCGAGATCGTCGGCGCCGAGCACGACCAGCTCGCCGCGCGCATCCCGTTTTTCGGCGGCGTCGGCCTGCCCGACACGCCCGGCGGGATGGCGCCACAACTGCTGTTCGCCGCCGTGCTCCGGCTGCTGGAGTTGCTCTCCGCGAAGGCGCCGGTCGTGCTCGTCGTCGAGGACCTGCACTGGGCCGACCGGTCGACGCTCGACCTGCTCACGCTGCTCGTCCGGAACGACATCCCTGGGTTGCTGCTGCTCACCACCTACCGGTCGACCGACCTGCACCCAGGTCACCCGCTGCGTCCGTTGCTCGCCGAGCTCGACCGGTCGCGGCGGGTGACCCGGATGGACCTCGGCCGCCTCGACCGAAGCCAGCTCGACGAGTTGCTGACCGGGGTCCTCGGCGCACCGACCGGTGCGGCGATCGTCGATACCGCGTTCGAACTGTCCGACGGCAACCCGTTCTTCGCCGAGGAGCTCGCTGTCGGCGGTTCGCTGGAGCCGAAGGCATTCGGTGTCGCGCTCCCGCAGTCCCTCCGGGAGCTGGTGCTGAGCCGGGTCGAGCTGTTGAGCGACGACGCGCAGGAGGTGCTGCGCATCGCGGCCACCGCCGCCCGCGGCGTCAGCCACCGGCTGCTCGCCACCGTGTCCGAGTTACCGGAGCGGCGGCTACTGACCGCCGTGCGGGAGTGCGTCGGCCACCACGTGCTGGTGACGCACTCCTCGTCCGACCCGGCCGGGTACTACGCGTTCCGGCACGCGCTGACCCGGGAGGCGGTCCACAGCGACCTGCTGCCGGGGGAGCGGGTCTCGCTGCACCTCGCGCTGGCTGCCGCGCTGACCTCGGATCCGCAGCTCTCCTACGTCCAGGACTTCACGTACGACGCCGAACTCGCGCACCACTGGTACCAGGCCGGTGAGTACAGCCGGGCGCTGGTGACCACGGTGCGGGCGGCTCGTGCGGCGGCTCGGGTCCGGGCGTTCGCGGAGGCGGAGCGGCAGTACCGGCGGGCGCTGGATCTCTGGTCCCGGGTGGACGGGCCGGACCGGCTGGTGGGCATCGACCGGGCCACCGTGCTCGCGGACGCGGCCGACGCGGCCCGCTGGGCCGGCTACCCGGGGCGGGCGGTCGAGTGCGTGCGGGAGGCGCTCGCGTTCGTCGACGGGGGAGCCCGCCCGGACGTCGCGGCCGAACTCACCGAGCGGCTCGGCCGGTATCTCTGGGAGGCGGGCGACAGTGAGGCGTCCCGGCAGGCCTGCGAGGACGCGATCGCGCTGCTCGCTGACCGGCCGCCGTCCGCGCTGACCGCGCGGCTGCTGGCCCAGCGCGCGAACACTGATGTCATGGGTGGGCGGTACCACTCCGGGCTGGCGGCACTGGAGCACGCGGTCGCGCTGGCCCGGCAGGTCGGAGCCCGGGCGGAGGAGGGTCGCGCGCTCAACGTCCGGGGCGTCGCGCTGACGATGGTCGGTCGGCCGAACGAGGGCGTGTCCTCCCTGCGCGAAGCGCTGGCGATCGCTGACGACCTGGAGCACCTCGAGGACCTCTACCGCGGCTACGGCAACCTCACCTACGCGCTGGAGAACGCCGGGCGCCTCGACGAGGCGCTCGCCGAGTGCCGGGCCGGGTTGGAGCGCAGCCGCCGGCTGGGGCTCGACCGGTCGAGCGGTGCGGCGCTGCTCGCCAACAACGCCGCCGACGTGCTGTTCTTGCTCGGCCGGTGGCCGGAGGCCGTGGAGACCGCTCTGGACGCGGTGCGGCGGGGCGCCGCCGGAGTGGCGGTGTACCCGCATCTGGTGCTGGCCTGGGTTGCCACCGGATCGGGCCGGTTCGCGGAGGCGGAGCGAGAGCTGGACACGGCGGCGCGGCTCTGCGAGCGGCGCTGGGAGCCGCACCTGCTGGGCGCACTGCATGCCGGGCGGGCCGAGCTGGCGCTCTGGCAGGGCGACCCGGCAGCGGCCCGAGCCGCGGTGCGGGCCGGGCTCGACTCGGTCGGTGACAGCCGCGAACCGGCGCTGGTCCTGCGGCTCTGCGCGGTGGGCCTGCGGGCCGAGGCCGACGAGTCGTTCCGCGCCGTGACCCTCGCCCGGGCTCCGGCCGCGCGTCCGGACGTCACCGAGCAGACGCAGAGGCTGCTGGCGTGCGCCGACGCGATCGTCGCGTCGTTCGGTGACCGGCCGCTGCTGCCGGAGGGCTCAGCGCTGCGGCTGCTCGGCGCGGCGGAGGTCGCCCGGCAGCGGGCCGAACCCGGGGAGGACGAGCGGTGGCGTGAGGTCGCCGACGCGTTCACCCGGCTGCACCGGCCCTACCCGGCCGCCTATGCCCGCTGGCGCCAGGCCGAGGTGACGCCGGCCCCGGATCGCGCCGCGTCTCTCGTCGGCCTGGTGCGTGCCGCGGCCGACGAGCTCGGCGCGGCGCCGCTTCGGCGGGAGATCGACGCGTTCGCGCGCCGTGCGCGGCTGGATCCCGAGGCCCCCGACGGCCGGGCGCCGGTTCACCGTGCGGCCGACGGCGCACCGGCCGATCCCTTCCGGCTGACGCGGCGCGAACGCCAGGTACTGGCCGAACTCTGCCTGGGCCGGAGCAACAAGGACATCGGCGCGGCGCTCTTCATCTCGGTGAAGACCGTCAGCGTCCACATCTCGAACCTGCTCGCCAAGCTCGGCGTCGAGAACCGTACCGAAGCCGCCGCGGTGGCCCACCGGCTCGGGCTCGTCGACTCCGAGCCCCCGACCGGACGCTGA
- the trpB gene encoding tryptophan synthase subunit beta: MTITPDKTGHFGRFGGRFVPEALIAALDELDAEYTKAQSDPEFRAELSRLLDDYAGRPSRLYDATRFSEKAGARILLKREDLNHTGAHKVNNVLGQALLTRRMGKKRIIAETGAGQHGVASATAAALFGLECTVYMGEVDTERQALNVARMELLGSTVVPVKSGSRTLKDAMNEAFRDWVTNVDTTHYLIGSVGGPHPFPVIVRDFQKIIGEEARAQTLALTGQLPTAVAACVGGGSNAIGIFNAFLDDADVQLFGFEAGGDGVETGRHAATLTGGAPGVLHGARSYVLQDEDGQTIESHSISAGLDYPGVGPEHAYLHDIGRVNYQPVTDAEAMDAFRLLCRTEGIIPAIESSHALAGALRIAKELGPDATILINLSGRGDKDVATAGRWFGYLDEQDVESSEGR, encoded by the coding sequence ATGACGATCACGCCTGACAAAACTGGACACTTTGGCCGCTTCGGCGGTCGATTCGTCCCGGAAGCCCTAATTGCCGCCCTGGACGAGCTCGACGCCGAGTACACAAAAGCCCAGTCCGACCCGGAGTTCCGGGCCGAGCTGAGCCGCCTGCTCGACGACTACGCGGGCCGCCCCAGCCGCCTCTACGACGCGACGCGTTTCTCCGAGAAAGCCGGCGCCCGCATCCTGCTCAAGCGGGAAGACCTCAACCACACCGGCGCCCACAAGGTGAACAACGTTCTCGGCCAGGCGCTGCTCACCCGCCGGATGGGCAAGAAGCGCATCATCGCCGAGACCGGTGCCGGCCAGCACGGTGTCGCCTCGGCCACTGCGGCCGCGCTGTTCGGCCTCGAGTGCACCGTCTACATGGGTGAGGTCGACACCGAGCGCCAGGCGCTCAACGTCGCCCGGATGGAGCTGCTCGGCTCGACGGTCGTGCCGGTCAAGTCCGGCAGCCGCACGCTCAAGGACGCGATGAACGAGGCGTTCCGCGACTGGGTCACGAACGTCGACACCACGCACTACCTGATCGGCTCGGTCGGCGGTCCGCACCCGTTCCCGGTGATCGTCCGCGACTTCCAGAAGATCATCGGCGAGGAGGCGCGGGCCCAGACCCTGGCCCTCACGGGCCAACTGCCCACCGCCGTCGCGGCGTGCGTCGGCGGCGGGTCCAACGCCATCGGCATCTTCAATGCATTTTTGGACGACGCCGACGTGCAGCTGTTCGGCTTCGAAGCGGGTGGGGACGGCGTCGAGACCGGACGCCACGCCGCGACGCTCACCGGCGGCGCGCCGGGCGTCCTGCACGGTGCCCGCTCGTACGTGCTGCAGGACGAGGACGGTCAGACCATCGAGTCGCACTCGATCTCGGCCGGCCTCGACTACCCGGGGGTCGGGCCGGAACACGCGTACCTGCACGACATCGGCCGGGTGAACTACCAGCCGGTCACCGACGCCGAGGCGATGGACGCGTTCCGGTTGCTCTGCCGCACCGAGGGCATCATCCCGGCGATCGAGAGCTCGCACGCGCTGGCCGGTGCGCTGCGCATCGCCAAGGAGCTCGGTCCGGACGCCACGATCCTGATCAACCTGTCCGGTCGCGGTGACAAGGACGTGGCCACCGCCGGCCGGTGGTTCGGGTACCTCGACGAGCAGGACGTCGAGAGCAGCGAGGGCCGCTGA
- a CDS encoding GTPase, protein MTEPDTQDRTAMRVGIIGPTRVGKTTLINSLLRSGEGLLARTAVRMRWADGATEKMIQAQRKELEGWRVSRQFSPGALRGTAEPFTFRLKLEAGVPGLELLFELLDYPGAWLDPSLRTNREADWEQCRTFIEDSSVLLMPVDAVVLMETVGQSERKYVPSILTTPEVEDVVRDWARARHANPDEPALVIVVPVRTESYFADNGGVRDRALDLYAQVKEVYGAVFDAIREEAPGAVIRYAPVDTVGCVEFMSAQWAPQLNGDAPVFMAQYRVRRRPDGGAPEIRMAGINDVFVLLVQHLLSLSQRARAQEAGAARARADAAAELAVRNEGFWGNTLLWLTGEKAARRSRAQITRQMADLADSSANALAEQLHRLAGLGLGARARDL, encoded by the coding sequence ATGACCGAGCCCGATACCCAGGACCGCACCGCGATGCGGGTCGGGATCATCGGCCCGACCCGGGTCGGGAAGACGACGCTGATCAACTCGCTGCTGCGCAGCGGCGAAGGCCTGCTGGCCCGTACCGCGGTGCGGATGCGCTGGGCCGACGGCGCAACCGAGAAGATGATCCAGGCGCAGCGCAAAGAGCTGGAGGGCTGGCGGGTCAGCCGTCAGTTCTCGCCGGGTGCCCTCCGTGGAACGGCCGAGCCGTTCACGTTCCGTCTCAAACTGGAAGCCGGCGTACCCGGTTTGGAGCTGCTCTTCGAGCTGCTCGACTACCCCGGTGCGTGGCTGGACCCGAGCCTGCGCACCAACCGTGAGGCCGACTGGGAGCAGTGCCGGACGTTCATCGAGGACTCGTCGGTCCTGCTGATGCCGGTCGACGCCGTCGTGCTGATGGAGACCGTCGGCCAGTCCGAGCGCAAGTACGTCCCCAGCATCCTCACGACGCCCGAGGTCGAGGACGTGGTCCGGGACTGGGCCCGTGCCCGCCACGCCAACCCTGACGAACCGGCGCTGGTGATCGTCGTCCCGGTGCGCACCGAGTCCTACTTCGCCGACAACGGCGGCGTCCGCGACCGGGCGCTGGACCTCTACGCCCAGGTCAAGGAGGTCTACGGCGCGGTATTCGACGCGATCCGCGAGGAGGCTCCCGGTGCGGTCATCCGTTACGCCCCGGTCGACACGGTCGGCTGCGTCGAGTTCATGTCAGCGCAGTGGGCACCGCAGCTCAACGGGGATGCGCCGGTGTTCATGGCGCAGTACCGCGTCCGGCGCCGCCCCGACGGCGGCGCGCCGGAGATCCGGATGGCCGGCATCAACGACGTCTTCGTCCTGCTGGTGCAGCACCTGCTCTCGCTGAGCCAGCGCGCGCGGGCGCAGGAGGCAGGCGCCGCGCGGGCGCGCGCCGACGCCGCGGCGGAGCTCGCCGTCCGCAACGAGGGCTTCTGGGGCAACACGCTGCTCTGGCTCACCGGCGAGAAGGCGGCGCGACGCAGCCGGGCCCAGATCACCCGGCAGATGGCCGACCTCGCGGATTCCTCCGCCAACGCCCTCGCCGAGCAGCTGCACCGGCTGGCCGGGCTCGGGCTCGGCGCGCGGGCCCGAGACCTCTGA
- the trpC gene encoding indole-3-glycerol phosphate synthase TrpC, giving the protein MTSALDEILVGVRADLADRESRVPFERVKELAAAARPARDAWAALRAPGVGVIAEVKRASPSRGAIADIPDPAALATDYEAGGARCISVLTEQRRFGGSLEDLDAVRAAVDVPVLRKDFIVSTYQVHEARAHGADLVLLIVAALEQNVLTGLLERVESLGMTALVEVHTEEEASRALEAGARVIGVNARDLRTLEVDRSVFERIAPGLPSQVVKIAESGVRGPHDLISYAAAGADAVLVGEGLVTDRSPRQAVADLVTAGSHPATPRSPR; this is encoded by the coding sequence ATGACGAGCGCGCTGGACGAGATTCTGGTCGGGGTCCGAGCCGACCTCGCCGACCGCGAGAGCCGCGTCCCGTTCGAACGGGTCAAAGAGCTCGCTGCCGCGGCACGGCCGGCACGGGACGCCTGGGCGGCGTTGCGTGCGCCCGGCGTCGGTGTGATCGCCGAAGTGAAGCGGGCATCGCCCTCACGCGGGGCGATCGCTGACATTCCTGACCCCGCCGCACTGGCCACGGACTACGAGGCCGGCGGCGCCCGCTGCATCAGCGTCCTCACCGAGCAGCGCCGCTTCGGTGGTTCGCTCGAGGACCTGGACGCGGTGCGAGCGGCGGTCGACGTTCCGGTGCTGCGCAAGGACTTCATCGTCTCGACGTACCAGGTGCACGAGGCCAGGGCGCACGGCGCCGACCTGGTGCTGCTGATCGTCGCGGCGCTGGAGCAGAACGTCCTCACCGGCCTGCTGGAACGCGTCGAGTCGCTCGGTATGACCGCGCTCGTCGAGGTCCACACCGAGGAGGAGGCGAGCCGCGCACTGGAGGCCGGCGCCCGCGTGATCGGCGTCAACGCCCGTGACCTGCGGACGCTGGAGGTCGACCGGTCGGTGTTCGAGCGGATCGCGCCGGGTCTCCCGTCGCAGGTCGTGAAGATCGCCGAGTCCGGCGTTCGCGGGCCGCACGACCTGATCTCCTACGCGGCAGCCGGTGCCGATGCGGTGCTGGTCGGCGAGGGTCTGGTCACCGACCGCAGCCCGCGCCAGGCCGTGGCCGACCTGGTGACGGCCGGCTCCCACCCTGCCACCCCGCGGAGCCCGCGCTAG
- the trpA gene encoding tryptophan synthase subunit alpha encodes MSVSEVFAKAKADGRGVLVGYLPVGFPDVPGSLDAMKAMVDAGVDVVEVGVPYSDPVMDGPTIQAAAEQALRGGVRTRDVFRAVEAVASAGAPALVMTYWNPVERYGVDRFAADLASAGGAGLITPDLIPDEAEPWMTASEEHGLDRVFLVAPSSTTARIASTVAACRGFVYATAVMGVTGARESTSAAAPALVERVRKASDIPVGIGLGVSNGAQAAEVAGYADGVIVGSALVRCLLDADDRAAGLRAIRDLSADLARGVRTR; translated from the coding sequence ATGAGCGTCTCCGAGGTTTTTGCGAAGGCCAAGGCCGACGGCCGCGGCGTGCTGGTCGGCTACCTGCCGGTCGGGTTCCCCGACGTCCCCGGGTCGCTGGACGCGATGAAAGCGATGGTCGACGCCGGGGTGGACGTCGTCGAGGTCGGCGTCCCGTACTCGGACCCGGTGATGGACGGGCCGACGATCCAGGCGGCGGCCGAGCAGGCGCTGCGCGGGGGCGTCCGCACCCGGGACGTGTTCCGCGCCGTCGAGGCGGTGGCGTCCGCGGGGGCTCCGGCGCTGGTGATGACGTACTGGAACCCGGTCGAGCGGTACGGGGTCGACCGGTTCGCCGCCGATCTGGCGTCCGCCGGGGGAGCCGGGCTGATCACGCCGGACCTGATTCCGGACGAGGCCGAGCCGTGGATGACGGCGTCCGAGGAGCACGGGCTCGACCGGGTGTTCCTGGTCGCGCCGTCGTCGACCACGGCGCGGATCGCCTCCACGGTCGCGGCATGCCGGGGGTTTGTGTACGCGACCGCGGTGATGGGTGTGACCGGGGCGCGTGAGTCGACGAGCGCGGCGGCGCCCGCGCTGGTCGAGCGGGTCCGGAAGGCCTCCGATATCCCGGTCGGCATCGGGCTCGGCGTCTCGAACGGGGCCCAGGCCGCGGAGGTGGCCGGCTACGCCGACGGCGTGATCGTGGGCTCGGCGCTGGTGCGGTGCCTGCTGGACGCCGACGACCGCGCCGCCGGTCTCCGCGCGATCCGCGACCTCTCCGCAGACCTCGCTCGAGGAGTCCGGACCCGATAA
- a CDS encoding response regulator transcription factor: MTANGQLFVPLTPRQEQVLELLGAGLTARAIARRLGISPRTVTKHQEQLYRRLGTSDRLTTVLLAQRLGLIPVRYEVLPVPGPGPDLGRC, encoded by the coding sequence ATGACGGCCAACGGCCAATTGTTCGTGCCGCTGACGCCGCGCCAAGAGCAGGTACTCGAGCTGCTCGGCGCCGGGCTGACCGCCCGGGCGATCGCCCGGCGGCTCGGGATCTCGCCCCGCACCGTCACCAAGCATCAGGAGCAGCTCTACCGCCGGCTCGGCACGTCCGACCGGCTCACCACCGTCCTGCTGGCGCAGCGGCTGGGTCTCATTCCCGTTCGGTACGAGGTTCTCCCGGTTCCGGGCCCGGGGCCGGACCTCGGCCGATGCTGA
- a CDS encoding caspase family protein, protein MARRALLIASQIGMLSGCHKDLDIMSELLGKRGFSITRIQEGEATRAGIIAAYEDLIATTVADDTVVIHYSGHGEQSPISGHQYILPTDFAESTNTDFRGITAVELSILLARLTQKTTNATVILDCCRAAHMSRDPDVVPRARATPSTLDVAGHIDRLPPDVWPKDLPDPVSNGNAVRLVACAPHESAYETQTQDGDWAGALTEALEFTLRSQGNTPVSWLTLVARIRRRVSYRPASQRPEAEGPSRRLLFDIAEETVRGLLVTTVGRDRGSVRLEGGRILGVAAGDRFAILPASAVGPGDTPPLDTATVTAVGATDALAALENEAALPAGARAHLIATARRPHAVAVRAGSGPGDAGWAEKVRTRIGATSLLQLVEPDDDETLATVEAVDGTIGLRDAIGPLVAPRAAADSAAGWVVDNLVQLEQVATVRELESGGGAEALPDAYVVEWGRVTAAGVAVPLAADGAVIAPGDRTYVRLHNHSARDLYYSVFSLDAAGAITLLSTASPAGERVVPGGTHTLGVGPAGTLQGMEMVWPPVAPPDAPRPESFLVVVTPQPLSLAFLEQQGVRRGRGEEVPPELSPLQQVFSQAVSGGVRGAVPLPGPTPYAVHHLGYLLHPQPVPPTPARARSPLVDERPEWSVRMTDARPGAVPRLVVRVDAVTTSRTWVEALAVAGGPGGEPVGQVRSLAAADLAGTALYDGPVDGFVDLGVWLSDDRTAPDLLALRPDPDPDLSGRPAAAVAADAWIAAADAAFDEAEGAYRTTLVAVDGFGLGTHRVEGVGFALTYTVSEEPVA, encoded by the coding sequence ATGGCGCGTCGAGCATTATTGATCGCATCCCAGATCGGGATGCTGTCCGGTTGTCACAAGGACCTCGACATCATGAGTGAGCTGCTCGGCAAACGAGGCTTCTCGATAACCCGGATTCAGGAAGGAGAGGCCACCCGGGCAGGAATTATCGCGGCCTACGAGGACCTCATCGCGACTACCGTGGCAGACGATACGGTTGTCATTCATTACAGCGGACACGGCGAACAATCACCGATTTCCGGGCACCAGTACATTCTGCCGACTGATTTCGCGGAGTCAACGAACACCGACTTCCGGGGCATCACGGCGGTCGAGCTCTCAATTCTCCTCGCGCGCCTCACGCAGAAGACGACGAATGCGACCGTCATCCTCGACTGTTGCCGGGCGGCACACATGTCCCGTGACCCCGACGTGGTCCCACGGGCCCGGGCGACCCCGTCCACGCTGGACGTCGCCGGGCACATCGACCGCTTGCCGCCCGACGTCTGGCCGAAGGACCTGCCTGACCCGGTGAGCAACGGCAACGCGGTGCGCCTGGTCGCCTGCGCGCCGCACGAGTCGGCGTACGAGACCCAGACCCAGGACGGGGACTGGGCCGGTGCGCTCACCGAGGCGCTGGAGTTCACCCTGCGCAGCCAAGGCAACACGCCGGTGAGCTGGCTGACGCTGGTGGCCCGGATACGTCGGCGCGTCTCGTATCGCCCGGCGTCGCAGCGCCCGGAGGCGGAGGGGCCGAGTCGGCGCCTGCTGTTCGACATCGCTGAGGAGACCGTTCGCGGCCTGCTGGTCACCACCGTCGGCCGCGACCGGGGATCCGTGCGTCTGGAGGGCGGACGGATCCTGGGTGTGGCGGCCGGCGATCGGTTCGCGATCCTGCCCGCGTCTGCGGTCGGCCCCGGCGACACCCCGCCGCTGGACACCGCGACGGTGACTGCGGTCGGGGCGACCGACGCGCTCGCCGCGCTGGAGAACGAAGCAGCGCTGCCCGCAGGCGCCCGCGCCCACCTGATCGCGACGGCCCGGCGTCCGCACGCGGTCGCGGTACGGGCCGGCAGCGGTCCGGGGGACGCCGGGTGGGCGGAGAAGGTCCGCACGCGGATCGGGGCGACGAGCCTGCTTCAGCTGGTCGAGCCGGACGACGACGAGACCCTCGCGACGGTGGAGGCCGTCGATGGGACGATCGGGTTGCGCGACGCGATCGGCCCGTTGGTCGCGCCCCGGGCCGCCGCCGACTCCGCGGCCGGCTGGGTGGTCGACAATCTCGTCCAGCTCGAGCAGGTGGCCACGGTGCGGGAGCTGGAGTCCGGCGGCGGCGCGGAAGCGCTTCCGGACGCGTACGTCGTCGAGTGGGGGCGGGTCACCGCGGCCGGCGTCGCCGTGCCGCTGGCCGCGGACGGTGCGGTGATCGCTCCCGGCGACCGCACGTACGTCCGCCTGCACAACCACTCCGCGCGCGACCTGTACTACAGCGTGTTCAGCTTGGACGCCGCCGGGGCGATCACGCTGCTCAGCACCGCGAGTCCCGCGGGGGAGCGGGTGGTTCCCGGCGGAACCCACACGCTGGGCGTCGGGCCGGCCGGAACGCTGCAGGGCATGGAGATGGTGTGGCCGCCGGTCGCCCCACCGGACGCGCCCCGCCCGGAGTCGTTCCTGGTCGTCGTCACCCCGCAGCCGCTGTCGCTAGCGTTCCTCGAACAGCAGGGCGTCAGGCGCGGCAGGGGCGAGGAGGTACCACCCGAGCTCAGCCCGTTGCAGCAGGTGTTCTCGCAGGCCGTGAGCGGTGGGGTACGCGGTGCGGTGCCGCTGCCCGGTCCCACCCCGTACGCCGTGCACCATCTCGGGTACCTGTTGCACCCGCAACCGGTGCCGCCGACGCCGGCGCGGGCCCGGTCGCCGCTGGTCGACGAACGTCCGGAGTGGTCGGTGCGGATGACCGACGCGCGCCCGGGCGCGGTGCCCCGGCTGGTCGTCCGGGTGGACGCGGTCACGACGTCTCGGACGTGGGTCGAGGCGCTCGCGGTGGCCGGCGGCCCGGGCGGCGAGCCGGTCGGGCAGGTCCGGAGTCTGGCCGCGGCCGACCTGGCCGGCACGGCGCTCTACGACGGTCCGGTGGACGGTTTCGTCGACCTCGGGGTCTGGCTGTCCGATGACCGGACCGCTCCCGACCTCCTCGCGCTGCGGCCGGACCCGGATCCGGACCTGTCCGGCCGCCCGGCCGCCGCCGTAGCCGCCGACGCCTGGATCGCTGCCGCGGATGCCGCGTTCGACGAGGCGGAGGGGGCCTACCGTACGACGCTCGTCGCCGTCGACGGGTTCGGGCTCGGGACACACCGGGTGGAGGGCGTGGGTTTCGCGCTCACCTACACCGTGTCCGAGGAGCCGGTCGCATGA